Proteins from a single region of Catenulispora sp. GP43:
- a CDS encoding ROK family protein, which yields MPKQPGAAARTPVTDRSSIRPGNLGLILRRLRDDGPRSRTALAADTGLPKATISSLVTELADLGLVREGDPQRGEGAVGRPRLAVELDGRGVCGIGVEINADYVAAIALDLRGRTVFERRAAADVPALGAAGTLDVVGRLTAEAITQTRSAGIRPLGMTIAAPGGADPATGSITTAVNLGWRDVPVVAPLRERFGADVPLPPIAIRNDAHVATVAEYVAVAGAGVRDLLYVTGEMGVGGGVYNGGQPYHGARGRACEFGHMPINPEPVACPCGRVGCWETMVGLGAFLDHATDSGDIVRDPLTDRERRLAELHRRAESGDERTLGALREIAAGLGRGVALLVDAFDPELVVLGGYFTQFADYLLEPVQRAIDERILNPSTGRCEVRPSTHRYTSTVRGGAQFALEPVFQDPVGTIGRSPAL from the coding sequence GTGCCGAAGCAACCGGGTGCCGCCGCCCGCACCCCGGTGACGGACCGCTCCTCGATCCGCCCCGGCAACCTCGGGTTGATCCTGCGGCGCCTACGGGACGACGGCCCCCGGTCGCGCACCGCCCTGGCCGCCGACACCGGCCTGCCCAAGGCGACGATCTCCAGCCTCGTCACCGAGCTGGCCGACCTCGGCCTGGTCCGCGAGGGCGATCCGCAGCGCGGCGAGGGCGCCGTCGGCCGGCCGCGCCTGGCGGTGGAACTGGACGGCCGCGGCGTCTGCGGGATCGGCGTCGAGATCAACGCCGACTACGTCGCCGCCATCGCCCTGGATCTGCGCGGCCGGACCGTCTTCGAGCGCCGCGCCGCCGCCGACGTCCCCGCGCTGGGCGCCGCCGGGACCCTCGACGTCGTCGGCCGGCTCACCGCCGAGGCGATCACGCAGACCCGGAGCGCCGGCATCCGTCCGCTCGGGATGACGATCGCGGCGCCCGGCGGCGCCGATCCGGCCACCGGATCGATCACGACCGCGGTGAACCTGGGATGGCGCGACGTCCCGGTCGTCGCGCCGCTGCGCGAACGGTTCGGCGCGGACGTCCCCCTGCCGCCGATCGCCATCCGCAACGACGCCCACGTCGCGACGGTGGCGGAGTACGTGGCCGTGGCCGGCGCCGGGGTGCGCGACCTGCTCTACGTGACCGGCGAGATGGGCGTCGGCGGCGGCGTCTACAACGGCGGCCAGCCCTATCACGGCGCCAGGGGCAGGGCCTGCGAGTTCGGCCACATGCCGATCAACCCCGAGCCCGTCGCCTGCCCCTGCGGGCGGGTCGGCTGCTGGGAGACGATGGTCGGCCTGGGCGCTTTCCTGGACCACGCCACCGACTCCGGCGACATCGTCAGAGACCCGCTGACGGACCGGGAGCGGCGCCTGGCCGAGCTGCACCGCCGGGCCGAGAGCGGCGACGAACGCACGCTCGGCGCGCTGCGTGAGATCGCCGCCGGCCTGGGACGCGGCGTCGCGCTGCTGGTCGACGCGTTCGACCCCGAGCTCGTCGTCCTCGGAGGCTACTTCACCCAGTTCGCCGACTACCTGCTCGAACCGGTGCAACGGGCCATCGACGAACGGATCCTGAACCCGTCCACCGGCCGCTGCGAGGTACGGCCGTCCACGCACCGGTACACATCAACTGTGCGCGGCGGCGCACAGTTCGCTCTGGAACCGGTGTTCCAGGACCCTGTCGGGACGATCGGCAGAAGCCCCGCGCTGTGA
- a CDS encoding discoidin domain-containing protein, which translates to MIRCHARKDRTPVSHLRRALAGAAVGAATVATAVSPLTVASASATPPSATYTVAVDSTGSFPYQTDSPAGPYIDKDGTFYFQQSYNQYDAATTPDHYWQFFSGTNMDTATENTAISNAVNPNNSQDSNANTVWRCQNSPTGLTATPSSAYPLGNYCDLIGTWVDPDTGDWYGLVHNEFTGQPFGDGLHFDSIDWAVSHDQGKTWAITGHAITSPYSTTRGDTTAFPNQSYDYGDGDPRLYVDAASGYFYLYYTSRIVPKGGQAGSTDSLAHVARAPISGKMATGSWEKWYNGAWSQPGVGGLESNMVPVTSANTNGYTPVASDYNPADTGTTDQQIAAGTLPPKSDLLTMNITYDAYLGLYIGEPEVNNQDTGAPQRFYATDDLSTQKWYLIGDTGSSYTTGSWYRWFIDNVNKTSSTIVGKTFRSYCSTNCMNLGSEATITLGSTAPAAPPVDTSKTYLIGSGSGRVLAQVAGGSATTSVPAATGSALQSWSFKALGDGSYTITNAGTGQALGVDSGSTADRAWGTKPTATALAAGGASVGQQWFIIRNMTGTYRLVNRYSGLMLAMSSDTSRLAETTPLRNWTNTTGSSVGGTRTEAEQTLNFTPTGSGTDIAQGKPTTASSTENANFPASYATDGDPGTRWSSAYSDPQWLQVDLGQTYNVTHATLNWEAAYAKAYQIQTSPDGTNWTTVYSTTTGAGGTDDLAITGTGRYIRMYGTARGTGYGYSLWGFSVQGTPASGGPTLLSQGHPTTASSIQSSAYPAAAATDGDTTTRWSSAPSDPQWLQVDLGATHTLTGVDLDWEAAYGTAFKIQTSTDGTTWTTVYATTSGTGGTQDLALSGSGRYVRMLGTTRATGYGYSLWEFQVYGT; encoded by the coding sequence ATGATCCGCTGTCACGCACGGAAGGATCGCACCCCTGTGTCCCATCTCCGAAGAGCCCTCGCCGGCGCCGCGGTCGGCGCCGCGACCGTGGCTACGGCTGTCAGCCCACTGACAGTCGCGAGCGCGTCCGCCACCCCGCCGAGCGCCACCTACACCGTCGCCGTCGACTCCACCGGCAGCTTCCCGTACCAGACCGACTCGCCGGCCGGCCCGTACATCGACAAGGACGGCACGTTCTACTTCCAGCAGTCGTACAACCAGTACGACGCCGCGACCACGCCCGACCACTACTGGCAGTTCTTCAGCGGCACGAACATGGACACCGCCACGGAGAACACCGCTATCAGCAACGCGGTCAACCCGAACAACTCCCAGGACAGCAACGCCAACACCGTGTGGCGCTGCCAGAACAGCCCCACCGGCCTCACCGCGACGCCGAGCTCCGCCTACCCGCTGGGCAACTACTGCGATCTGATCGGCACCTGGGTCGACCCGGACACCGGCGACTGGTACGGCCTGGTCCACAACGAGTTCACCGGCCAGCCGTTCGGGGACGGCCTGCACTTCGACTCGATCGACTGGGCGGTCTCCCACGACCAGGGGAAGACCTGGGCGATCACCGGGCACGCGATCACCTCGCCCTACAGCACCACCCGCGGCGACACCACCGCGTTCCCGAACCAGTCCTATGACTACGGCGACGGCGACCCGCGCCTGTATGTGGACGCCGCATCAGGCTACTTCTACCTCTACTACACCTCGCGCATCGTCCCCAAGGGCGGCCAAGCGGGCAGCACCGACAGCTTGGCGCACGTCGCGCGTGCCCCGATCTCCGGCAAGATGGCGACCGGCAGCTGGGAGAAGTGGTACAACGGCGCCTGGTCCCAGCCGGGCGTCGGCGGGCTGGAAAGCAACATGGTCCCGGTGACCTCCGCCAACACCAACGGCTACACGCCTGTGGCGAGCGACTACAACCCGGCCGACACCGGCACCACGGACCAGCAGATAGCTGCCGGGACGCTGCCGCCCAAGTCGGACCTGCTGACCATGAACATCACCTATGACGCGTACCTGGGCCTGTACATCGGCGAGCCCGAAGTTAACAACCAGGACACCGGTGCACCTCAGCGCTTCTACGCCACCGACGACCTGTCGACGCAGAAGTGGTACCTGATCGGCGACACCGGCAGCAGCTACACCACAGGGTCCTGGTACCGCTGGTTCATCGACAACGTGAACAAGACCAGCTCCACGATCGTCGGCAAGACCTTCCGCTCCTACTGCTCCACCAACTGCATGAACCTCGGTTCCGAGGCCACGATCACCCTCGGCTCGACCGCGCCGGCGGCACCGCCGGTCGACACGTCCAAGACCTACCTGATCGGCAGCGGCTCCGGACGGGTCCTGGCTCAGGTGGCGGGCGGCTCCGCGACGACCTCGGTGCCCGCCGCCACTGGATCGGCGCTCCAGTCGTGGTCGTTCAAGGCCCTCGGCGACGGCTCCTACACGATCACCAACGCCGGCACCGGCCAGGCGCTGGGCGTCGACTCCGGTAGTACCGCGGACCGCGCCTGGGGCACCAAGCCGACGGCCACGGCGCTCGCCGCCGGCGGGGCCTCCGTCGGGCAGCAGTGGTTCATCATCAGGAACATGACCGGCACCTACCGGCTCGTCAACCGATACAGCGGACTGATGCTGGCCATGTCCTCGGACACGTCCCGGCTCGCCGAGACGACACCGCTCCGGAACTGGACGAACACCACCGGCAGCAGCGTCGGCGGAACCCGCACCGAAGCCGAGCAGACCCTGAACTTCACCCCGACCGGGTCGGGGACCGACATCGCCCAGGGCAAGCCGACCACCGCCTCGTCCACGGAGAACGCGAACTTCCCCGCGAGCTACGCCACCGACGGCGACCCGGGAACCCGCTGGTCCAGCGCGTACAGCGACCCGCAATGGCTCCAGGTCGACCTCGGCCAGACCTACAACGTCACGCACGCCACCCTGAACTGGGAGGCCGCCTACGCCAAGGCCTACCAGATCCAGACCTCGCCGGACGGCACGAACTGGACCACCGTCTACTCGACGACCACGGGCGCGGGAGGCACCGACGATCTCGCGATCACCGGCACCGGCAGATACATCCGCATGTACGGCACCGCCCGGGGCACCGGCTACGGCTACTCGCTCTGGGGGTTCTCCGTCCAGGGCACACCGGCCTCGGGCGGGCCGACCCTGCTCTCCCAAGGGCATCCGACCACGGCGTCGTCCATCCAGAGCTCGGCGTACCCGGCCGCGGCCGCCACCGACGGCGACACCACCACCCGCTGGTCCAGCGCCCCGAGCGACCCGCAGTGGCTCCAGGTCGACCTCGGCGCCACGCACACCCTGACCGGCGTCGACCTGGACTGGGAGGCGGCCTACGGGACCGCCTTCAAGATCCAGACCTCCACCGACGGCACCACCTGGACGACCGTCTACGCCACCACGAGCGGCACCGGCGGCACCCAGGACCTCGCGCTCTCGGGCAGCGGACGCTACGTCCGGATGCTCGGCACGACCCGCGCGACGGGGTACGGCTACTCGCTCTGGGAGTTCCAGGTCTACGGAACCTGA